The following are encoded together in the Ktedonobacterales bacterium genome:
- a CDS encoding class I SAM-dependent methyltransferase — protein MQPKIDAYNDFAAQYAAYTSDREGKEIKDDPFLSLFLEVVGDVSGLTVLDAGCGEGYLARILARRGATVAGIDISPRLVEIARAKDSEGRITYQVADLSQPLPAYHQHFDLSVSWFVLNDVADYRGFLSTLGSVVKRGGRAVFFLNNPYSMVLRGQVTNYFDSGKAFPYRGMAEAGVHVYYYQRTFEEYLSACFAAGFQLQRLVDVPSPEGTFTRTSATLIPIGYHFPFFLILSLVKP, from the coding sequence ATGCAACCCAAAATTGATGCTTACAATGATTTTGCCGCTCAGTATGCTGCATACACCAGTGATCGGGAAGGGAAGGAAATCAAGGACGACCCGTTTCTCTCGTTGTTTCTCGAAGTCGTCGGTGATGTCTCCGGCTTAACGGTGTTGGATGCGGGGTGTGGTGAAGGGTATCTTGCCCGCATCCTTGCCAGGCGGGGAGCTACTGTGGCAGGAATAGATATTTCCCCACGCCTCGTCGAGATCGCCCGCGCGAAAGACTCGGAAGGCAGGATCACCTATCAGGTGGCCGATCTCAGCCAACCGCTGCCTGCCTATCATCAGCACTTTGACCTGAGCGTGAGTTGGTTCGTCCTCAATGACGTTGCCGACTACCGGGGCTTTCTCTCGACCCTGGGGTCCGTCGTCAAACGGGGAGGCCGCGCGGTGTTCTTCCTGAATAATCCCTACTCGATGGTGCTGCGCGGGCAAGTCACCAACTACTTTGACTCTGGGAAAGCGTTTCCCTACCGAGGCATGGCAGAGGCAGGCGTCCACGTCTATTATTATCAGCGAACCTTTGAGGAATATCTGAGTGCCTGCTTCGCGGCAGGATTTCAATTGCAACGCCTGGTAGACGTTCCCTCTCCCGAAGGCACGTTTACACGGACCAGCGCCACGCTGATTCCCATCGGCTATCACTTCCCCTTCTTTTTGATCCTGAGCCTGGTGAAGCCCTGA
- the murI gene encoding glutamate racemase, giving the protein MTDTAMSKQGAIGVFDSGTGGLTVLVELMRALPDERFVFFGDTAHCPFGKRSADEIRSFAAAASEFFLSQNAKLIVLACNYASVVARESLRQRYTVPFVAVVPAVKPASQVTKTGKVGVMTTDAVSRNPLFLALVEELRNGVETITIGCTRLVEHCEAGQFDGPEVEATLHGYIDPLLAQGVDTLVLGCTHFPLLRSAIEQVAGPGVTVIDSGVAVARQARHVLEEGQMLRESSAPLSDEARLHVYCSGDPLAFSAVASSILGRPILAKQALAPMPSGQ; this is encoded by the coding sequence ATGACCGACACAGCGATGAGTAAGCAGGGCGCTATCGGCGTCTTCGATTCGGGGACCGGCGGGCTGACCGTTCTGGTAGAACTCATGCGCGCGCTGCCGGATGAGCGCTTCGTCTTCTTCGGCGACACAGCCCATTGCCCCTTTGGCAAACGCAGCGCCGATGAGATTCGCTCCTTTGCCGCCGCTGCCTCGGAGTTCTTCCTGAGCCAGAACGCCAAACTGATCGTGCTGGCCTGCAACTATGCCTCCGTCGTCGCCAGGGAGAGCCTGCGCCAGCGTTACACTGTCCCCTTTGTGGCGGTGGTGCCAGCCGTGAAACCGGCCTCGCAGGTCACGAAGACTGGCAAGGTGGGCGTGATGACAACCGACGCCGTTTCGCGCAACCCGCTCTTTCTGGCGCTGGTGGAAGAACTGCGTAACGGCGTCGAAACGATCACCATTGGCTGCACCCGTCTGGTGGAACACTGCGAGGCGGGCCAGTTCGACGGCCCCGAAGTCGAAGCCACGCTGCATGGCTATATTGACCCATTGCTCGCCCAGGGCGTGGATACCCTGGTATTGGGCTGCACCCATTTCCCCCTACTGCGCTCTGCTATCGAACAGGTCGCTGGCCCTGGCGTCACCGTCATTGACAGCGGCGTGGCTGTCGCCCGGCAGGCGCGGCACGTCCTCGAAGAGGGGCAAATGCTGCGCGAGAGCAGCGCGCCCCTCAGCGACGAAGCGCGCCTGCACGTCTATTGCAGCGGCGATCCGCTCGCCTTCAGCGCCGTCGCTTCCAGCATTCTTGGCCGCCCCATCCTGGCAAAGCAGGCGCTGGCTCCAATGCCATCGGGCCAGTAA
- a CDS encoding helix-turn-helix transcriptional regulator has protein sequence MSRFHQRLQEDMKDSEFAAGFREMDAALNLLHAIEEARRSLHITQKELATRMGRRREAVTRILTGDEANPTLETITELLSALGLKAEITLRPAEPDDTPITATFVSST, from the coding sequence ATGAGCCGTTTTCATCAGCGTCTGCAAGAAGACATGAAAGATTCAGAGTTCGCTGCTGGCTTTCGTGAGATGGATGCAGCGTTGAACTTGCTGCACGCCATTGAGGAGGCGCGCAGGTCGCTGCATATAACGCAGAAAGAGCTAGCCACAAGAATGGGAAGACGGCGCGAAGCTGTAACCCGTATTCTGACCGGAGATGAAGCCAACCCTACTCTTGAGACGATTACAGAATTGCTCTCCGCCCTGGGCCTAAAAGCGGAAATCACTCTGCGTCCAGCGGAACCAGATGATACACCCATCACAGCAACGTTTGTTTCCTCAACCTGA